One genomic segment of Roseovarius carneus includes these proteins:
- a CDS encoding DUF6173 family protein yields the protein MDDDIATSAEALESAALPRWREAHVDPAQSGEGTLPDAVKAKPVEQKSAAEWAYERLILYIQNFEKTLDEEHEVAMGFVGGDAGVLRIEGMGYFDPDIVTFYGADGTGGKTQLVQHVSQLSVLLRALPKPRPEAPPERIGFRLAQDLGKA from the coding sequence CGGCGGCTCTGCCGCGTTGGCGGGAGGCCCATGTGGACCCTGCACAATCGGGCGAGGGCACATTGCCCGATGCGGTCAAGGCCAAGCCGGTGGAGCAGAAAAGTGCGGCGGAATGGGCCTATGAGCGGCTCATCCTCTATATCCAGAATTTCGAGAAGACCCTCGACGAAGAGCATGAGGTGGCGATGGGATTCGTGGGCGGCGATGCGGGCGTTTTGCGGATCGAAGGGATGGGGTATTTTGACCCCGATATCGTGACATTTTATGGCGCTGACGGGACGGGCGGAAAAACCCAACTGGTCCAGCATGTGAGCCAGCTGAGCGTGCTCTTGCGCGCCTTGCCCAAACCGCGCCCCGAGGCCCCGCCCGAGCGGATCGGCTTTCGCCTCGCACAGGATCTTGGCAAGGCTTGA